The window TACAAGCGGTACTGTCATGCCTAACGCTAATATCTCATTGACCGATTTTTCGATGCTCGTAGTCAGCATACCGATCGTCTCTACGGGACCACGATAAGAAACAACAGCCCCATCGTTGTCATAGTATGAGGATGATTGACCGTAAACCATTTGAGAGCGAACTGCCCAGTTGCCAACTGGAGGTCTTGATGTGAATCCCGGAAGGGGACCATTAACCAGACTCATGAGGCTTTGACTTCGGACGCCACTAACAGGGCAGAAAATGATAAGTGCTATTAAATAAATAGAGATGTATCTCATATGTCTTGCCTGCGAGAGTAATGATGAGTCGTCATGAAGTTTCTTACTATTGATAGACACATTTCAGCAAGATCATCTTAATCGCCTCGCTATCCTCCGGTGCTCCCACAGCCTGCAGGATCAGTCATCTCCCAACCTGATCCAACACCCAGCATCTAGCCTCCTTCCCCTGATTCCTCCCAACCCCGCAGCAGCTCCCTTAGGGTGGCGGCGTTCTTGGGCGCGCGGGCGTGGTAGTCGTTGTTGAAAAAGGCATACAGGGTGCGGTCTTCGAGCAGCGGCCTGACCCGCTCCGCCCAGGCGGCCAGCTCCTCGTCCGGATAATCGTACTGGTAGATCTGGTCGGCGGGGCCGTGGAAACGCAGGTAGAGAAAGTCGGTGGTGGGGATGATGGTATCGGGCAGGCCGTCCATACTGACGGCCACGAAGGCGGCCTTGTGCTGTACCAGGGTCTCGGCCACTTCGTCGTCCCACCAGCTGCCGTGGCGGAACTCCACGGCGTGCCGCACCGTTTTCGGTAGCTTCTCCATAAAC of the Candidatus Neomarinimicrobiota bacterium genome contains:
- a CDS encoding DUF72 domain-containing protein, whose protein sequence is MQHQTIHIGTSGWVYDDWQGRFYPEEVKGTERLEYYARQFDTVELNASFYRVPTEPMVASWNRRLPESFHMVMKGSRLVTHRRKLVNVDESLEFFLSRVLPVNTLKVILWQLPPSLHKDVPRLDAFMEKLPKTVRHAVEFRHGSWWDDEVAETLVQHKAAFVAVSMDGLPDTIIPTTDFLYLRFHGPADQIYQYDYPDEELAAWAERVRPLLEDRTLYAFFNNDYHARAPKNAATLRELLRGWEESGEGG